Proteins from a single region of Drosophila biarmipes strain raj3 chromosome 3R, RU_DBia_V1.1, whole genome shotgun sequence:
- the LOC108031969 gene encoding elongation of very long chain fatty acids protein AAEL008004: MSVTLNETNTIVDRMVNFFVEHEDLRTKNWFLSNAPGPLFMILGAYLYFCLYAGPRYMRDRKPFELKNTLLVYNAVQVLLSWVLFYEGYKGGWGGHYNFKCQPVTYESDPISMRMARAVWLYYIAKITELLDTVFFVLRKKQRQISFLHLYHHTLMPVCAFIGVKYFAGGHGTLLGFINSFIHIIMYAYYLLSAMGPAVQKYLWWKKYITILQIVQFLIIFVHTLQIQFQPNCNFPKSIAALLTFNAGLFTYMFSAFYVANYKKEAAAQAKLAAKKE, translated from the exons ATGTCGGTCACTCTGAACGAGACGAACACCATCGTTGATCGGATGGTCAACTTCTTTGTGGAGCACGAGGATCTGCGCACCAAG AACTGGTTCCTCTCGAACGCCCCCGGACCGCTGTTCATGATCCTGGGAGCCTACCTGTACTTCTGCTTGTACGCCGGACCCCGCTACATGCGCGACCGCAAGCCGTTCGAGCTGAAGAACACCCTGCTGGTCTACAACGCGGTCCAGGTGCTCCTCAGCTGGGTGCTCTTCTACGAGGGCTACAAGGGCGGCTGGGGCGGCCACTACAACTTCAAGTGCCAGCCGGTGACCTACGAGTCGGATCCGATTTCCATGAGG ATGGCCCGTGCCGTGTGGCTGTACTACATTGCCAAGATCACCGAGCTGCTGGACACCGTGTTCTTCGTGCTGCGCAAGAAGCAGCGCCAGATCTCGTTCCTCCACCTGTACCACCACACCCTGATGCCCGTGTGCGCCTTCATTGGCGTCAAGTACTTCGCCGGCGGCCATGGAACCCTGCTGGGCTTCATCAACTCCTTCATCCACATCATCATGTACGCCTACTACCTGCTCTCCGCCATGGGACCCGCCGTGCAGAAGTACCTCTGGTGGAAGAAGTACATCACCATCCTGCAGATT GTCCAATTCCTGATCATCTTCGTGCACACGCTGCAGATCCAATTCCAGCCCAACTGCAACTTCCCCAAGTCCATTGCCGCCCTCTTGACCTTCAACGCCGGCCTCTTCACCTACATGTTCAGTGCCTTTTACGTGGCCAACTACAAGAAGGAGGCGGCTGCCCAGGCCAAGCTGGCGGCGAAAAAGGAGTAG
- the LOC108031006 gene encoding uncharacterized protein LOC108031006, whose amino-acid sequence MESSIDTLLSRNAVAIIDLGHSIENVAKELGKALSAQGYALLINHGISIEKIKTAWDYFDGFVELPNDVRLSYERSKAPDAENHGYVSPGLERFDGRTPELRHAYNICKLQAEFLPEKELPGITNHLNSLTDDFNVLGRFILKALALSLDAPPSFFLDKHSYMLSDDRFNLTTLRMLFYPPVQDLDHGNIIRCGAHADYCTFTLLAQDSEGGLEVKLRGSDKWERVGHLPGALFINCGETMAAWTDQLYHALQHRVVVPNQEDTRQRGRHSIAYFCHPDNSTLIDPEELNIPVKESAPREIYNAYDICMALAKGAYGHNYS is encoded by the exons ATGGAATCAAGTATTGATACTCTGCTCTCACGAAATGCTGTTGCTATTATAGATTTAGGGCACAGCATTGAGAATGTGGCTAAAGAGTTAGGGAAGGCTCTCTCAGCACAGGGCTATGCTCTGCTGATAAACCATGGAATTTCCATTGAGAAG ATCAAGACAGCTTGGGACTATTTCGATGGATTTGTTGAGCTACCAAACGACGTCAGACTGTCCTATGAAAGAAGCAAAGCTCCGGATGCCGAAAATCACGGCTATGTGAGTCCGGGACTGGAGCGATTCGATGGCAGGACTCCGGAACTGCGGCATGCGTACAATATATGCAAGTTGCAGGCTGAATTTCTACCCGAGAAGGAGCTCCCTGGAATCACAAACCACCTAAACTCACTGACCGATGACTTCAATGTCTTGGGTAGATTCATCCTTAAGGCCTTGGCACTTTCCCTGGACGCTCCTCCCTCCTTCTTCCTCGATAAACACTCTTATATGCTGTCCGACGATCGCTTCAACCTCACCACCCTGCGAATGCTCTTCTATCCACCGGTGCAAGATCTAGATCATGGCAATATAATCCGGTGTGGGGCCCATGCCGACTATTGCACCTTCACCCTGTTGGCCCAGGATTCGGAGGGTGGCTTGGAGGTCAAGCTGCGGGGCAGTGACAAATGGGAGCGAGTGGGTCATCTGCCGGGAGCACTCTTCATAAACTGCGGCGAAACCATGGCTGCATGGACGGATCAGCTTTATCACGCCCTG CAACATCGAGTGGTTGTTCCAAATCAGGAGGACACCCGCCAACGAGGCAGGCACTCCATTGCCTATTTTTGCCATCCTGACAACTCCACACTGATCGATCCTGAAGAGTTAAATATTCCAGTTAAGGAGTCCGCCCCACGAGA GATATACAACGCATATGATATATGTATGGCTCTGGCAAAAGGCGCATACGGTCATAACTATTCTtaa
- the LOC108031138 gene encoding uncharacterized protein LOC108031138, translating into MINSKIREDKLETLVSRSAVPIIDLAHCGKSLVNRVGQQLHKAFTEKGIAFLVNHGIAEDKIKAVWDQFDNFLDLPAEVQDRYRRRDGVNYGYVSPGMERFDGSTPELRHAYNICKLDEQNIPRDPLPEFAEEVTTLCTDLKAMSTFILKAMEVALEISPSYLIDKHSQMLEGDDLNMSTLRMLYYPAIVDDEPGQSEGAIRCGAHVDYGTFTLLAQDSEGGLEVQLPGSEKWERVGHLPGAILINGGELLSIWTKQRYHALPHRVVIPEQDHIRTRGRHSIAYFCHPNNETLISPNDLSSEVEEPSKDKVYTAYELIQKKFNDTYGQRSQ; encoded by the exons ATGATAAACAGCAAGATAAGGGAGGACAAGTTGGAAACGCTTGTTTCGCGCAGCGCTGTGCCGATCATCGATCTCGCCCACTGCG GAAAGTCCCTAGTCAATCGGGTGGGTCAGCAACTCCACAAGGCTTTCACTGAAAAAGGAATTGCTTTCCTGGTCAACCACGGGATAGCAGAAGACAAG ATCAAAGCTGTTTGGGACCAATTCGACAACTTCTTGGACCTGCCAGCAGAGGTTCAGGATCGCTACAGGCGAAGGGATGGGGTTAATTATGGATACGTCAGTCCGGGGATGGAGCGATTCGATGGAAGCACCCCAGAGCTCCGCCACGCCTACAACATTTGCAAGCTGGATGAACAAAATATTCCGAGGGATCCATTGCCAGAATTCGCAGAAGAGGTTACGACCCTTTGCACGGATTTGAAGGCCATGTCTACGTTTATTCTGAAGGCCATGGAGGTGGCTCTGGAGATTTCACCGTCCTACCTTATCGACAAGCACTCCCAGATGTTGGAAGGGGATGATCTGAACATGAGCACCCTGAGGATGCTGTACTATCCGGCGATTGTGGACGACGAACCGGGCCAGAGTGAGGGGGCCATTCGTTGCGGTGCCCATGTGGACTACGGAACCTTCACCCTCCTCGCCCAGGATTCCGAAGGCGGCTTGGAGGTGCAACTGCCGGGCAGCGAGAAGTGGGAACGAGTGGGTCATCTACCTGGAGCCATACTCATCAACGGCGGCGAACTCCTGTCCATCTGGACCAAGCAGCGATACCATGCCCTG CCTCATCGCGTGGTTATACCCGAACAAGATCATATACGAACTCGCGGCAGGCACTCCATTGCCTATTTTTGCCATCCCAATAATGAGACCCTGATATCTCCCAACGATCTCTCGAGTGAAGTCGAGGAACCGAGCAAGGACAA AGTATACACTGCCTATGAACTGATACAGAAAAAGTTTAATGACACCTACGGTCAGCGATCTCAATAA
- the LOC108031563 gene encoding uncharacterized protein LOC108031563 — MIKTKSSDDKLDTLLSRSVVPIIDLAHCGIEEVPVKSVVNRVGHQLKKALSEKGMALLVNHGISDEKLKTAWDHLDDFVDLPPDVRQHYIRAEGDKHGYVSRGQQRFDGKAPELRHAFNISTLNAQNLPEEPLPGFADHISTLATDFKALASFILQALAVSLDIPHTFFLEKHSHMLSGDHDNMSSLRMLYYPPIVDDEPGQNDVIKGRCQYSYQRCLSNQPDFRPEHNPRDEDDLNEVDGTNGQLFEHKLGSGAVIQCPPHVDYGTFTLLSQDSEGGLEVRLPGSEKWNRVGHLPGSILVNCGEILNIWTQGRYPALQHRVIIPEQETIRARGRHSIAFFCHPDNITMISPTDLPNPDAAQDKACLKQRKKSFKAAKERVYNAYQLIQKKFRDTYRSNNHS, encoded by the exons ATGATAAAAACAAAGAGCAGCGACGACAAGCTCGACACGCTCCTCTCGCGCAGCGTGGTGCCGATCATCGATCTCGCCCACTGTG GTATCGAGGAGGTGCCGGTCAAGTCTGTGGTCAACCGCGTGGGCCACCAGCTGAAGAAGGCCCTTTCCGAGAAGGGCATGGCCCTGCTGGTCAACCATGGCATATCGGACGAGAAG CTCAAGACTGCCTGGGACCACCTGGATGACTTCGTGGACCTTCCGCCGGATGTGAGGCAGCACTACATCCGCGCGGAGGGCGACAAGCACGGCTACGTGAGCCGCGGCCAGCAGCGCTTCGACGGCAAGGCCCCGGAGCTGCGGCACGCCTTCAACATCAGCACACTGAACGCCCAGAATCTGCCCGAGGAGCCGCTGCCGGGATTCGCGGACCACATCAGCACCCTGGCCACGGACTTCAAGGCGCTGGCCAGCTTCATCCTGCAGGCCCTGGCCGTCTCCCTGGACATTCCGCACACCTTCTTCCTCGAAAAGCACTCGCACATGCTGTCCGGCGACCATGACAACATGAGCTCCCTGCGCATGCTCTACTACCCGCCCATCGTGGACGACGAGCCCGGCCAGAACGACGTGATTAAGGGCCGCTGCCAGTACAGCTACCAGCGCTGTCTGTCCAACCAGCCGGACTTCCGGCCGGAGCACAATCCCCGCGACGAGGACGACCTCAACGAGGTGGACGGGACCAACGGCCAGCTGTTCGAGCACAAGCTGGGCAGCGGAGCCGTCATTCAGTGCCCGCCGCACGTGGACTACGGCACCTTCACCCTGCTCTCCCAGGACTCGGAGGGCGGCCTGGAGGTGAGGCTGCCCGGCAGCGAGAAGTGGAACCGCGTGGGCCACCTGCCCGGCTCCATTCTCGTCAACTGCGGCGAGATCTTGAACATCTGGACACAGGGGCGGTATCCCGCACTG CAACACCGCGTGATCATACCCGAGCAGGAAACGATCCGGGCCCGCGGTCGGCACTCCATAGCGTTCTTCTGCCACCCGGACAACATAACCATGATATCGCCCACCGATCTGCCCAACCCAGATGCCGCCCAGGACAAGGCGTGTCTCAAGCAGCGCAAGAAGTCATTCAAGGCGGCGAAAGAGAG GGTCTACAATGCATATCAGTTGATTCAGAAGAAGTTTAGGGATACGTACAGGAGTAACAACCACTCGTAG
- the LOC108031562 gene encoding octopamine receptor beta-1R: MTLLQRLQAMSATTTRTMLEGSIGGGIDSIGGTKEPLAGKLPVLEESASHARYLKFIADGLIDEGLGSAVGSGSSIAVSVEDVVAGQAQDMQAGEGSSDDADGSSHLALVFVKCFIIGFIILAAILGNMLVIVSVMRHRKLRIITNYFVVSLAVADMLVALCAMTFNASVMISGKWMFGSVMCDMWNSFDVYFSTASIMHLCCISVDRYYAIVQPLDYPLIMTQRRVFIMLLMVWLSPALLSFLPICSGWYTTTENYKYLKSNPHICEFKVNKAYAIVSSSMSFWIPGIVMLSMYYRIYQEADRQERLVYRSKVAALLLEKHLQISQIPKPRPSIQVEQSTISTMRRERKAARTLGIIMSAFLICWLPFFLWYIVSSLCDSCITPRLLVGILFWIGYFNSALNPIIYAYFNRDFRAAFKKTLKSLFPYAFYFCRRNRGRDDDRDLEFGGPSRRGTNGARAGSGSAELPNCVNSTASSEIHMSVMRARQYAVNVTPTTDAQMQQLHPLYTN; encoded by the exons ATGACGCTTCTGCAGAGACTCCAGGCCATGTCGGCCACCACAACCAGGACGATGTTGGAGGGCAGCATCGGAGGCGGCATCGATAGCATCGGCGGCACAAAGGAGCCGCTGGCGGGCAAGCTGCCCGTGCTGGAGGAGTCCGCCTCGCACGCCCGTTATTTGAAATTCATCGCCGACGGGCTCATCGACGAGGGACTGGGCAGTGCGGTGGGCAGCGGGAGCAGCATCGCCGTGTCCGTCGAAGATGTCGTCGCCGGACAGGCACAGGACATGCAGGCGGGCGAGGGATCCTCGGACGACGCCGACGGCAGCAGCCATCTGGCATTAGTCTTCGTCAAGTGTTTCATTATTGGTTTCATCATACTGGCCGCCATCCTGGGCAACATGCTGGTGATTGTGTCCGTCATGCGCCACCGGAAATTGCG CATCATTACCAACTACTTTGTGGTCTCGCTGGCCGTCGCCGACATGCTGGTGGCCCTCTGTGCGATGACTTTTAATGCTTCCGTCATGATCTCGGGCAAGTGGATGTTCGGATCGGTGATGTGCGACATGTGGAACAGCTTCGACGTCTACTTCTCCACCGCCAGCATCATGCACCTCTGCTGCATATCCGTGGACAG ATACTACGCCATCGTCCAGCCACTGGATTATCCGCTAATCATGACGCAGCGGCGCGTGTTCATCATGCTCCTGATGGTGTGGCTGTCCCCGGCGCTTCTCTCGTTCCTGCCCATCTGCTCCGGGTGGTACACAACGACCGAGAACTACAAGTATCTCAAATCGAATCCGCAC ATATGCGAGTTCAAAGTGAACAAGGCGTACGCCATAGTCAGCTCCTCGATGAGCTTCTGGATCCCCGGCATCGTGATGCTCTCGATGTACTACCGCATTTACCAGGAGGCCGACCGGCAGGAGCGCCTGGTCTACAG ATCCAAGGTGGCCGCCCTGCTGCTCGAGAAGCATCTGCAGATTAGCCAAATTCCCAAGCCGCGGCCCAGCATCCAGGTGGAGCAGTCGACCATCTCGACGATGCGGCGGGAGCGGAAGGCCGCCCGCACCCTGGGCATCATCATGAGCGCCTTCCTCATCTGCTGGCTGCCGTTCTTCCTCTG GTACATCGTATCCTCGCTGTGCGATAGCTGCATCACTCCGCGCCTGCTCGTCGGCATCCTGTTTTGGATCGGCTACTTCAACTCGGCCCTGAACCCCATTATTTATGCATACTTCAACCGCGACTTCAGGGCCGCCTTTAAGAAGACCCTCAAG AGCCTCTTCCCCTACGCCTTCTACTTCTGTCGGCGCAACAGGGGGCGGGACGACGACCGGGACCTGGAGTTCGGCGGCCCCAGTCGGCGGGGCACCAACGGAGCCCGCGCCGGCTCCGGCTCCGCCGAGCTGCCCAACTGCGTCAACTCGACGGCCTCGTCGGAGATCCACATGAGCGTGATGCGGGCCCGCCAGTACGCCGTCAACGTCACGCCCACCACGGACGCCCAGATGCAGCAGCTGCACCCCCTCTACACCAACTAG